In Arthrobacter alpinus, a single window of DNA contains:
- a CDS encoding HNH endonuclease, whose protein sequence is MARPELEDDYSVGNAALFLHVSERTISDYILDGRLPNAYVDSTSGRRHRIPFSDLKNLKQSGSKSLDERVREAAITWLEQRTSDGAEALHTSDLDDFQFEGKPFRLKDITKGIRKPKNLDAALSITTVYREPGKERPYRDEVGPDGLLRYKWEGEDPDLYTNRGLRRAMELRLPIIWFFGVGQSQFQAIFPVYLVAEEPEKRQFVVDIDAANNPAVFNAPGVGMESISIPKGYSNRVARVRLHQRVFRSSVLRAYESRCAVCNLKHAVLLDAAHIIPDRDEEGIASVENGLALCKIHHAAFDANILGISPDLQVHIREDILEEVDGPMLKHGLQERHRQGLMSIPKKRAEMPNKDFLARSYDEFLKK, encoded by the coding sequence ATGGCACGTCCTGAATTGGAAGATGACTATTCAGTGGGGAATGCGGCATTATTCCTCCACGTCAGTGAAAGAACAATCTCGGATTACATTTTGGACGGACGCTTGCCTAACGCATACGTGGACTCCACCTCCGGTCGCCGTCATAGGATTCCCTTCAGTGACCTGAAAAACCTGAAGCAAAGTGGGTCAAAAAGCCTTGACGAAAGAGTGCGTGAAGCGGCCATAACGTGGCTGGAACAGAGAACGAGCGATGGCGCCGAGGCACTTCACACTTCCGATTTGGACGACTTTCAATTCGAAGGAAAACCCTTCCGGCTGAAAGACATCACGAAAGGGATCCGAAAGCCCAAGAATCTGGATGCTGCGCTCTCAATCACAACCGTTTATAGAGAACCAGGTAAAGAGCGACCCTATCGTGACGAAGTCGGCCCAGATGGGCTCTTGCGATACAAATGGGAGGGCGAAGACCCGGATCTCTACACAAATCGTGGACTGAGAAGGGCCATGGAATTGCGACTTCCGATTATTTGGTTCTTCGGCGTCGGTCAATCACAGTTTCAGGCGATATTCCCGGTCTATCTGGTAGCCGAAGAGCCAGAGAAGCGCCAGTTCGTCGTGGACATTGACGCCGCGAATAATCCGGCGGTTTTTAATGCCCCCGGCGTAGGCATGGAGTCGATAAGCATTCCTAAGGGATACTCCAATCGTGTGGCTCGGGTACGACTGCATCAGCGAGTCTTTAGATCATCGGTGCTTCGTGCTTACGAATCACGCTGTGCCGTTTGCAATCTCAAACATGCTGTTCTCTTGGATGCCGCGCATATTATTCCCGATCGGGATGAAGAAGGAATAGCGTCAGTTGAAAACGGACTGGCATTGTGCAAGATCCATCACGCTGCTTTTGACGCGAACATTCTGGGAATTAGCCCTGATCTGCAAGTGCATATCCGGGAGGACATCTTGGAAGAAGTGGATGGTCCGATGCTTAAGCACGGGCTTCAGGAGCGCCACCGGCAGGGACTGATGAGCATCCCAAAGAAACGGGCAGAGATGCCAAACAAGGATTTTTTGGCCCGGAGCTATGACGAATTTCTGAAGAAATAG